Proteins found in one Paenibacillus wynnii genomic segment:
- a CDS encoding DUF6790 family protein — translation MWFLALWLLGIISGLVHLYTLGFPNNVSDISTILLLHQFVVTFGLVGVIGYVVNIARADETAKMLGWPGGPFQVKYGFSQVGLGVMGILAIWFQGTFWVGVLVTMYIYGLSGLWSHTHVMIKNKKVDADSISNLIMDVVYQTFITVLSILAGGIWVLG, via the coding sequence GTGTGGTTTTTAGCGCTGTGGTTGTTAGGTATTATTTCAGGTCTGGTACATTTATATACCCTAGGATTTCCCAACAATGTAAGTGATATAAGTACGATCCTGCTGCTTCATCAATTTGTGGTCACGTTCGGATTGGTTGGCGTAATTGGTTACGTAGTTAATATTGCGAGAGCTGATGAAACAGCGAAGATGTTAGGTTGGCCGGGTGGACCGTTTCAGGTTAAATATGGTTTCTCTCAAGTGGGTTTAGGTGTAATGGGGATTTTGGCCATTTGGTTCCAAGGTACCTTTTGGGTCGGTGTTCTGGTAACCATGTACATCTATGGACTAAGTGGTCTGTGGTCTCATACACATGTGATGATTAAGAATAAGAAGGTCGATGCTGATAGTATAAGCAACCTTATTATGGACGTTGTTTACCAGACATTCATTACAGTGTTGTCGATATTAGCAGGGGGAATCTGGGTTCTGGGATAA
- a CDS encoding 4'-phosphopantetheinyl transferase family protein, translated as MKVNSVYVGASIDVIAFEALWVRLSKEKQERLKKFKRQQDIIRSLVADLLARMMCAEAMCCSMEDVEFEYNEFGKPLVSGDTPCYFNVSHSGDWVVCAVDSDAIGIDIEQKGNIDLEIARRFFTSQEYRYIWGGDPVTRIDRFYEIWTFKESYIKAVGKGLTIPLQSFEVEIAQQEYGESLRARISKNSSSANVWFLKQYNMNADYKVAICAKEQLFTQTIHNININRLSL; from the coding sequence ATGAAAGTGAATTCAGTATATGTAGGTGCTAGCATTGATGTTATAGCGTTTGAAGCTCTATGGGTAAGGCTTTCCAAAGAGAAACAAGAACGATTAAAGAAATTTAAAAGACAACAGGATATTATTCGTTCTCTAGTTGCTGATCTACTTGCTAGAATGATGTGTGCTGAAGCTATGTGCTGCAGTATGGAGGACGTTGAGTTTGAATACAATGAGTTTGGCAAACCGTTAGTTTCCGGAGATACACCCTGTTACTTTAATGTTTCTCATTCAGGTGATTGGGTAGTTTGCGCAGTTGATAGTGATGCGATAGGTATTGATATAGAACAAAAAGGTAATATAGACCTAGAAATAGCCAGAAGGTTCTTTACTAGTCAGGAATATAGGTACATTTGGGGGGGAGATCCGGTAACACGTATAGATAGATTTTATGAGATTTGGACATTTAAAGAGAGTTATATTAAGGCAGTTGGAAAAGGCCTGACCATCCCGCTTCAATCTTTCGAGGTTGAGATAGCGCAGCAAGAGTACGGAGAATCATTACGAGCTAGAATAAGCAAGAATTCGAGTAGTGCTAATGTATGGTTTTTGAAACAGTACAATATGAATGCCGACTACAAGGTGGCTATTTGTGCAAAAGAACAACTTTTTACCCAGACTATCCATAACATAAACATAAATCGACTTTCTTTATAA
- a CDS encoding ABC transporter permease, whose translation MPGPGEAIGYTGLRKALSKELDAVAFPQAVDFGASGVQVKINITSEMDRYAMNYSVYGRQLVVPMEVVRAVREKMPTSPEYEAIHIDTYQIADKKERAAASSIYAEVVKVNKLSPDFDTFYKASLRKFGLIIFIAGFLGLVFLISTGSILYFKQMTEAEQERKSYTILRQLGFGEREIMGGIIRKQMFVFAIPLGIGLMHSVFAVKAASKLALSDLTLPTAIAMSVYTLIYFVFAVLTIVYYRRIVRAAL comes from the coding sequence GTGCCAGGCCCGGGCGAAGCTATTGGGTATACTGGTCTGAGAAAGGCCTTAAGCAAGGAGCTGGACGCGGTTGCTTTTCCACAGGCTGTTGATTTTGGCGCAAGCGGGGTTCAAGTCAAAATCAATATCACAAGTGAAATGGATCGCTATGCCATGAATTACAGTGTATATGGCCGTCAACTGGTCGTGCCGATGGAGGTGGTAAGGGCTGTTCGTGAGAAGATGCCTACCTCCCCCGAATATGAAGCCATCCACATCGATACCTACCAAATTGCGGATAAGAAAGAACGTGCAGCCGCATCCAGCATTTATGCGGAGGTAGTCAAGGTAAATAAGCTTAGTCCTGACTTTGATACATTTTATAAAGCGTCGCTCCGTAAATTTGGGCTGATCATTTTTATAGCAGGTTTTCTTGGTCTTGTCTTCCTGATCTCCACGGGCAGTATTCTATATTTCAAGCAGATGACAGAGGCGGAGCAAGAAAGGAAAAGCTATACGATTCTACGGCAACTCGGGTTCGGGGAGCGTGAGATTATGGGCGGCATTATTCGCAAGCAGATGTTTGTATTTGCGATTCCGCTGGGGATCGGGCTTATGCATTCCGTGTTTGCTGTTAAAGCGGCTTCCAAGCTGGCCTTGTCTGACCTCACCCTTCCGACCGCTATTGCCATGTCTGTATACACACTTATTTACTTCGTGTTCGCGGTGCTTACTATTGTTTATTATCGCCGAATTGTGAGGGCAGCACTTTAG
- a CDS encoding RICIN domain-containing protein, giving the protein MLKRGKVLSLLLLFTLLIALVPVGNSNAASTWNQVWSDEFDGTSLNTGNWSAEVGTGSGGWGNNELQYYTNRSQNLQVTGGNLVITAQKEAYGGMNYTSARIKSQGLKSFTYGKIEARIKLPSGQGLWPAFWMLGSNIDSVGWPKSGETDIMERVNNNAFVNGTVHWDANGHAEYGQVSGNLDFSQYHVYSVEWDANYIKWFVDGTQFNAFYIENGTGNTEEFQKPFFLLLNLAVGGNWPGSPNSSTPFPAQMLVDYVRVYQASATTNIESGSIYTLADKASGKVLDVVGVSTASGAKMQQWTNYTANNQKFKVESTGDGYYKLTAVHSGKVLDVPNSSTSTGIQLQQWDDNGSNAQRWRIVDAGGGYYKLVSKASGLAMDVSGSSTADGAAVQQWTDNGTDAQKWLFTKVN; this is encoded by the coding sequence ATGTTGAAAAGAGGAAAAGTTCTAAGTCTATTACTTCTATTCACACTCTTGATTGCTCTAGTACCTGTCGGGAATTCAAATGCAGCTTCAACTTGGAATCAGGTATGGAGCGACGAATTCGATGGTACATCCCTGAATACTGGTAATTGGTCGGCTGAAGTCGGTACCGGTAGCGGTGGCTGGGGAAACAATGAACTGCAGTACTATACCAACCGTTCGCAAAACCTGCAGGTGACGGGTGGAAATCTCGTCATTACGGCGCAAAAAGAAGCCTATGGTGGAATGAATTACACCTCCGCACGGATAAAGTCACAAGGATTGAAAAGTTTTACGTATGGTAAAATCGAAGCGAGAATTAAGTTGCCCTCAGGACAGGGACTATGGCCGGCATTTTGGATGCTTGGATCGAACATTGATTCGGTGGGCTGGCCTAAATCCGGGGAAACGGACATTATGGAGCGTGTAAACAATAATGCCTTTGTTAACGGCACTGTGCATTGGGATGCCAATGGACATGCTGAATATGGACAGGTATCTGGTAATCTTGATTTTTCCCAATACCATGTGTACAGCGTAGAATGGGATGCGAATTATATAAAGTGGTTTGTAGACGGCACTCAGTTTAACGCTTTCTATATCGAGAACGGAACTGGTAACACGGAAGAATTCCAAAAGCCATTCTTCCTTCTGCTAAATCTTGCCGTGGGTGGAAATTGGCCAGGAAGTCCTAACAGTTCGACTCCATTCCCGGCGCAAATGCTGGTTGATTATGTACGTGTGTATCAGGCTTCCGCTACGACAAACATCGAGAGCGGTAGTATTTATACCTTGGCTGACAAGGCAAGCGGTAAGGTGCTGGATGTAGTAGGCGTTTCTACAGCTAGTGGGGCAAAAATGCAGCAGTGGACCAATTACACGGCCAATAACCAAAAATTTAAGGTAGAAAGTACGGGAGACGGATATTACAAGCTTACAGCAGTGCATAGTGGAAAAGTATTGGATGTGCCCAACTCATCAACTTCCACCGGCATACAGTTGCAGCAATGGGACGATAATGGTTCCAATGCCCAGCGGTGGAGAATCGTAGATGCGGGAGGCGGTTACTACAAACTTGTTTCTAAAGCAAGCGGATTGGCCATGGATGTTTCCGGATCTTCTACGGCAGATGGCGCAGCAGTCCAGCAGTGGACCGACAATGGAACGGATGCCCAAAAGTGGTTATTTACCAAAGTTAATTAA